TGACTCGGGAAAGTTCTATGGAGGAATCAATAGAATTGGTAAAAAAGAGAATACATGAAGCTGGATACAAGGCATTTGAGATTTATAACAAAAAATATAACGAAAATAAAAAGATTGAATTTAACGAAGAAAGTTTTGGAAGATAAAGAAATATAAATATTTATATAAATTATAAGGAGGAATTAAAATATGTCAAAATCATTTTATATAACAACACCAATTTATTATCCTAATGCGGCACCGCACGTGGGAACAGCTTACACAACAATAATTTGTGATATGGTAGCGAGATATAAAAGATTAACAGGATATGACGTTAAGTTTTTGACTGGAGTGGATGAGCACGGGCAAAAAATTCAAGAAGCAGCAGAAAAAAACGGATATACACCTCAACAATGGGTTAACAAAATGTCATTAAATTTTACAACTTTATGGGAAAAATTAAATATTTCAAACACTGATTTTATGAGAACCACTCAAGAAAGACATATTAACAGCGTTAGGGAAATTGTGAAAAGAGTTAATGAAAATGGCGATATTTATAAAGGTGAATACTGGGGTAAATATTGTGTTTCAGAAGAAACATTTGTTCCTGAAAATCAGTTAGTTGATGGGAAATATATGGGAAAAGAAGTTATTGACGTAAAGGAAATTTCATACTTTTTCAGATTGTCAAAATATGAAGATGCATTATTAAAATATATTGAGGAAAATCCTGAATTTATCAAGCCGGAAGGTAAAAAAAATGAAGTGGTTGCATTTATAAAACAAGGATTGCAGGATTTATCAATTTCAAGAACGACTTTTGATTGGGGAATACCTTTGGAGCTGGAAGAAGGACACGTAATTTATGTCTGGTTTGATGCCTTGACAAATTATTTGACTGGAGCGGGATTTGCTAAAGATCCTGAAGAATTTGCAAATGTCTGGACAAATGGTACGGTAAATCACGTTGTTGGAAAGGATATTTTGAGATTTCACGCTATTATTTGGCCTGCTATGCTTATGTCAGCTGGAATAAAATTGCCTGATACGGTTGCAGCGCATGGATGGTGGACTGTTGAAGGTGAAAAGATGTCTAAGTCGCTTGGAAATGTCGTTAATCCTGAAGAAGAAGTGGAAAAATATGGACTTGACGCCTTTAGATATTATTTGATGAGGGAGGCGACTTTTGGACAGGATGCAGATTATTCTAAAAAGGCGATGATTCAGAGAATAAATGCAGACCTTGCAAATGATTTGGGAAATTTGCTTAATAGAACAATTGGAATGCAAAAGAAATATTTTAATTCGGAAGTTGTATTAAATGAAACTGAAGAAAGTTTTGATGCTGAAATTAAGGAATTTTGGGAAAATACATTGGCGGACTTGGATAAGCATATAAATAATTATCAATTTTCTGAAGGATTAAAGGATATTTGGAAATTTATTTCAAGAATGAACAAATATATTGATGAATGTGAACCTTGGAAACTTTCAAAAGATGAAAATCAAAAGGACAGATTGTCGACAGTTATGTATAATTTAGTGGATTCACTTTATAAGATTGCTGTAGTAATTTCGCCATTTATGCCTGAAACTGGACAAAAAATGATAGATCAGCTAGGACTGGACAAGGATGTTACTAAATTGCTTCTGGATGATGTGAGAGAATGGAAAAGCTATCCTGTTGGGAATAAATTAGGCGCAGCAGTTCCGTTATTTCCTAGAATTGAACTGGAAGAGGAGCCTGAAAAAGAATACAATGAGAATTTAAAAATTGAAAATCCAATTACGATAGATGACTTTAATAAAATTGAAATAAAAGTTGTTCAGATTGAAAAAGTGCAAAAAGTTGAAAATGCTGATAAATTGTTAAAATTCATTGTAAATACAGGAAAAGAAAAAAGGCAGATTATTTCAGGAATTGCAAAATGGTATCCAAATGAGCAGGAATTAACTGGTAAAAAAGTGCAGGCTGTGCTAAATTTAAAACCAGTTGAATTAAAAGGGGAACTTTCACAAGGAATGCTTTTAACAACGACAGAAAAGAAAAAAACTAAACTAATAATTATAAATGATGAAGTAAAGGTTGGAACAACTGTAAAATAAATAATTTTAAATTATGATTTATTTTAGGCAGAGTTTATTATGAATTTATATTTAATAGGGTAATTTGTTACCTTTTTATTAAACTGTTTCGATAACTGTATAAACTAGAATTTAATAAAATGAATATTCTGAAGCAAAGGGTCTTGATTCCTTATATAGATAAAAAAACTCAGGTTATCGAATATATGTGTTGAGTAAAAGAGAAAAAAAGCGGGGGTAATTTTTTAACGAATAGGAAATGTGATAAAAATATGAAAAAATGTATATATATATTATTTGTGTTATTATTTTTAGTATCTTGCTCAAAGAATAATGCTGGTTATGATGCGCTTGAAAGAGGGCTTATTGGCATTTTGGAAAAGAAAGACTATGAATATATAATGAAAAATATCAATGAATCGGCAAAGGCCGGGAATGAAGATGTTTATGGACTTGCCTATACCTATCTTGCTGAAAATGGAAGCATGTTTTTTAATAAATATATGAAAAAAAGTAAAGGACTTGCCGAATACTATCAGGCTCTTTTGTTACAGCAAACTAATGGAGATGAACTTCAAATTCTAGATCTTTTGGAAAGTTCAGCAAAGCAGGGGAATGTAAAGGCATATTACGTGATTGGAAATATATATGAAAACAAGCTGCAGTTTACAAAGGCACAGGAATACTTGAAGAAGGGCAGAGATGCCGGAGAAATTTATTCGCTTTATTCTTACGAATATAATAAGAAATTAATGAAATTTTATAAACGGATAGAAGAGCTTAATCAGAAATTAAATGATGGAACAATTACAATGGAGGAAAAAAAAGAGCTTGGAACTTTGGTTTTGGAAAAAGTTTCAAATCCAGAAAAGGCTTACGATATTTTAAAGGATTTTCTGTCTGAAAATTATTCTCCTGCACTTTATGCAAAAGCAAAATTACTGGAAAATGATGACAAGGAAGAAGAAGCGGTGCAAAT
The DNA window shown above is from Leptotrichia wadei and carries:
- the metG gene encoding methionine--tRNA ligase, coding for MSKSFYITTPIYYPNAAPHVGTAYTTIICDMVARYKRLTGYDVKFLTGVDEHGQKIQEAAEKNGYTPQQWVNKMSLNFTTLWEKLNISNTDFMRTTQERHINSVREIVKRVNENGDIYKGEYWGKYCVSEETFVPENQLVDGKYMGKEVIDVKEISYFFRLSKYEDALLKYIEENPEFIKPEGKKNEVVAFIKQGLQDLSISRTTFDWGIPLELEEGHVIYVWFDALTNYLTGAGFAKDPEEFANVWTNGTVNHVVGKDILRFHAIIWPAMLMSAGIKLPDTVAAHGWWTVEGEKMSKSLGNVVNPEEEVEKYGLDAFRYYLMREATFGQDADYSKKAMIQRINADLANDLGNLLNRTIGMQKKYFNSEVVLNETEESFDAEIKEFWENTLADLDKHINNYQFSEGLKDIWKFISRMNKYIDECEPWKLSKDENQKDRLSTVMYNLVDSLYKIAVVISPFMPETGQKMIDQLGLDKDVTKLLLDDVREWKSYPVGNKLGAAVPLFPRIELEEEPEKEYNENLKIENPITIDDFNKIEIKVVQIEKVQKVENADKLLKFIVNTGKEKRQIISGIAKWYPNEQELTGKKVQAVLNLKPVELKGELSQGMLLTTTEKKKTKLIIINDEVKVGTTVK
- a CDS encoding SLEI family protein; amino-acid sequence: MKKCIYILFVLLFLVSCSKNNAGYDALERGLIGILEKKDYEYIMKNINESAKAGNEDVYGLAYTYLAENGSMFFNKYMKKSKGLAEYYQALLLQQTNGDELQILDLLESSAKQGNVKAYYVIGNIYENKLQFTKAQEYLKKGRDAGEIYSLYSYEYNKKLMKFYKRIEELNQKLNDGTITMEEKKELGTLVLEKVSNPEKAYDILKDFLSENYSPALYAKAKLLENDDKEEEAVQIYNQIFAQNKYYLAAFELASRLVKDQKNYNLALKILDDTNSDEVLILGYKGFIYENLKDYSKAEEFYQKAADKDDIDAMNYLGRLYETQKEMKKAKNIYNRAYMLGSVSAGYKLAYILEDEEKEKNPADSNDNEPAKRNKEAKKILERLANSGDDYSMVDLSLYYPENDKMVRILNLEAAAKLNTTAFYNLGVYYYTKKNKDKAKFYFKVAKENGYDIGDVFSAYITEQ